The following are from one region of the Pygocentrus nattereri isolate fPygNat1 chromosome 20, fPygNat1.pri, whole genome shotgun sequence genome:
- the gal3st1a gene encoding galactosylceramide sulfotransferase has product MMVGKQGKQWRSVCKGLILGTLLTSCMILLYCLSAPEVQFSLPDVPVPYSCSHHPAPAHPVAASNSVHGQEQRCTPKVDIMFLKTHKTASSTILNILFRFGEKQRLKFAFPSSRNDFFYPSPFHRSQVKDYRPGVCFNIMCNHMRLNEAEVAKVLPADTSYITILRDPAELFESSFHYFGRLVPLTWKISGDDKLGEFLREPEVYYDPDGFNSFYLKNLLFFDFGQDNNLPADDPRVEEGIQAIAQRFELVMLVEHFEESLILLKDALCWDMEDLLFFKLNARKGSTVSKLTPELRAKALEWNSVDWKLYQYFNTTFWQKVEAYGLERMAKDVAELQRRNAEMATICIEDGHAVDAGSIHETAMQPWQPIGEKSIMGYNLKKNVDNAHRKLCRKMLTPELQYLMDLGVNLWITKLWGHVRDILHW; this is encoded by the exons ATGATGGTTGGGAAGCAGGGGAAGCAGTGGAGGTCAGTGTGTAAGGGTCTGATTCTGGGGAccctcctgaccagctgcatgaTTTTGCTTTACTGCCTGTCTGCTCCAGAGGTGCAGTTCAGCCTGCCAGA TGTTCCTGTGCCTTACTCATGCTCCCATCACCCAGCTCCTGCCCACCCTGTAGCTGCTTCCAACAGTGTACATGGACAAGAGCAACGTTGCACCCCAAAGGTGGACATCATGTTCTTAAAAACCCACAAAACAGCCAGCAGCACCATCCTCAACATCCTGTTCCGGTTCGGGGAGAAGCAGCGCCTGAAGTTCGCCTTCCCCAGCAGCCGGAACGACTTCTTCTACCCTTCGCCTTTCCACCGCTCACAGGTGAAGGACTACAGGCCCGGGGTGTGCTTCAACATCATGTGCAATCATATGCGCTTGAACGAGGCCGAAGTGGCCAAGGTGCTTCCAGCTGACACTAGCTATATCACCATCCTTCGAGATCCAGCAGAGCTTTTTGAGTCATCTTTCCATTATTTTGGCCGGCTGGTGCCCCTCACATGGAAAATCTCTGGGGACGACAAGCTTGGAGAGTTTCTGAGAGAGCCTGAGGTTTATTACGACCCTGACGGCTTCAACTCCTTCTACCTCAAGAACTTGCTGTTCTTTGACTTTGGGCAGGATAATAATTTACCAGCGGATGACCCCAGGGTGGAAgagggcatccaggccatcgCCCAGCGCTTTGAGCTTGTCATGCTGgtggagcactttgaggaatcGCTAATCCTGCTCAAGGATGCCCTCTGCTGGGACATGGAGGACCTGCTGTTCTTCAAGCTAAATGCTCGGAAGGGCTCCACTGTCTCCAAACTGACCCCAGAGCTCAGAGCTAAAGCATTAGAATGGAACTCTGTTGACTGGAAGCTTTACCAGTACTTCAACACCACTTTCTGGCAGAAAGTTGAAGCATATGGCCTGGAGCGCATGGCGAAGGACGTTGCTGAGCTGCAGCGCAGAAATGCAGAAATGGCCACCATCTGCATCGAGGATGGCCATGCTGTGGACGCCGGGAGCATTCATGAGACTGCGATGCAGCCATGGCAACCCATAGGTGAAAAGTCCATTATGGGATACAATCTGAAAAAGAATGTGGACAATGCTCATAGGAAACTGTGCAGAAAGATGCTGACCCCAGAGCTGCAGTACTTGATGGACTTAGGGGTCAACCTGTGGATAACGAAATTGTGGGGCCACGTGAGGGACATCCTTCACTGGTAG